The Naumannella cuiyingiana DNA window TTCCCGGAGGGATTCAAGGGACTCGGCAAGCCGTACGCCGATCGCTATCGGCTGCGGCGGTTCGGGCGCGGCGGGTTCGTGGCGACGGCCATGCGTACCCGCTCACCGATCGTGCCCGTCTCGATCGTCGGCTCCGAGGAGATCTATCCGATGATCACCGGCGCGCCGGCCCTGGCGCGCGCCTTCGGGTTGCCCTATCTGCCGGTCACCCCGTTCTTCCCGTGGCTCGGGGTGCTCGGGATGATCCCGTTGCCGTCGAAGTGGATCATCGAGTTCGGTGAACCGCTCCCGGGCGATGCCTTCGATCCGGCCGACGCCGACGACCCGTCGACCGTGTTCGAGACCACCGATCGGGTGCGGGAGCTGGTGCAGAGCCGGCTGCACGTCCTGCTCGCCGAACGCGGGAACCCCTTCACCTGACCCGGCGGCGCCCGGCGTACCCTCGCGAAACGTGAGCGAGGCACCCCGGGTCGAGATCTTCACGCGCGTCGGCTGTCACCTGTGCGAGGACGCCCTGGCGATCGTCCGGGACGTGTGCGCCGAGCTGGGGGAGCGGTACGCCGAGACCGACATCGACGCCGACCCCGAGCTCGCGGACCGCTTCACCGATCTGGTCCCGGTGACCTTCGTCGACGG harbors:
- a CDS encoding glutaredoxin family protein is translated as MSEAPRVEIFTRVGCHLCEDALAIVRDVCAELGERYAETDIDADPELADRFTDLVPVTFVDGTQHDYWRVDPARLRAALGP